A region of the Dreissena polymorpha isolate Duluth1 chromosome 6, UMN_Dpol_1.0, whole genome shotgun sequence genome:
gatgatgatgatgatgatgatgatgatgatgataatgatgatgatgatgatggtgatgatggtaatgatggtgatgatggtgatgatgatgatggtgatgatgatgatgatgatgatgatgatgatgatgatgatgatgatgatgatgatgatgatgatgatgatgatgatgatgatgatggtgatgaaggtgatgatggtgatgatggtgatgatggtgatgatggtgatggtgatgatttCTGTTGATATTCTGGTGGAGGACATCCACACACATTAAAATTCTTTAAACCAAAAAAGAGCATCTTAAAGTATCATATACGGATCTTTAGTCTTCAGGCAAATAAATACCTTGTATACTCACTTTTTTAATAAGTATAGACTTAAATAAGATTTCCGACCATTAATCTAATAAGGGCTTAAGTGGTTTCTTATAGACAGGCTTTATAGTTGTAGATTCTTTGACAATGGAACATTCGCAATATGTTAAAACTCACGTTTCGAATGTGCCTGTCATGTAAAAAAGATCAATCATAATATTATACCATAATAGCGCCAATTAAGACATAACACTGCAATTGTCTCAAAATAGCCATTTACAAACTTATTGTTGTATGACACTCATTTTCTTTCAATCATTATTTTCTTTATGGGCTATTTATCTTTATTGGAAAGACAACACAAACACACTTATAGAAGATTAGTCACCGCCAAAATGCTCTGTTTTTCGGATAATTGTATGcgtattttcatgataatcataTCGTATTTAAGGACGCGCTTACAATGACTATCTTTCATCGACCCAGTGTGCGACGATTTGTAAATAGCGAGCCGTGTCTATCTATTTATTCTTTCTATTGATCTTACCGGGTATCTTAAATAGTAAACCAACACACGGTGACATTCGTGCTACAAATATGTGGAATTTAGTTTTATGTGGATTATCGGGAATATTGTTAGGGGTCTTTTTTTCTTTCCAGCGTTCGAGTCCTATATGTTCAAAATTTGACTACGATGATAAACTACTGGAAAGGGTTATTCGAAATGACATTTTACTGAAAGATGCATTGGAAAAAATAACTGAAACCAAAGCAAAAGTTGAAGAAACATTGGCGAGAATAGCTGAAGACCATGCCCAAGCCAAAGTTAAGATTAATGATGCCATAAACACACTGTACGTAAAGAGTAAGGATCTTGATGACAAGGTAGAGTCATTCATCAACTCTGAGACCAGGAACGTGTATGTAACAGTTCAAGAAATGAAAGCGAACCTCAAGTCTCTCGTATCACAAACTGATAATGAACTGAAGGCGAAAACACGGCAGATTGATGAAAAGGTTGAGGATTTTATTGACTCTGCTTCCCAGGCGGTACATCGAAATGTTACTGACCTGTCATCTGCGGTACGGTTACTCGTGGAAAGGACCGCTAGTGAATTGGATTTTATCACAGGTAGTATATATACATTCAAAAATGTCCTACGATATTTAGCTAGTAACGATCATTCTACTATATACAATTATTGCGTTGACAAACAATATATTCACGGTTTACAGCATACAACGGTGGCACAGATGTGACATAcacatgttatatacatgttgttACACACTACAATGAGTTCATTGTAACAACATGATCATTCTGCCATAAAACACATAGAAAAACTATTTATAcgaacaaataatatttattaattgaatatatacaatagacatacagtccatgagtatgcatgatcaaaacatagtaacatatgtAAAGGCATAACATGTGATCAGTACtgaatttcaaaagttggtaaataaagcatcaatacatgaaaaggtctacAACAAGAATTTGTTCGATTacaacatttagaatctatttaacaattaattctgtaacgataacatcaaaaacaacaaagacgaatcttctagagagcgagaagtcaagtttgagtaatgaattatatatacaattgatcataataatatttatacaggtttctttgactaaatactttatgtacatacatagctcagtttctgttggtacttgtattatccgattgcattaatgcaataaattttattatgtttggtcttttccagtaatattaaTTCATATACAAAttcctaatatcatcatataaggaacattctaataaaaattatatttatcctcaagaacattgcaatgttgacattttctatctTGAAAAGGTATGCCTTCAGGTTTATGCCATCTGCCTGATTCGATTTCTAGTCTATGGGATGAAACCTTTTATCTACAAAGATCATATCTAAacttatttatacttatttatacttacattttttAAGTAAGCTTACAATTCAATTTGACAAAAATAACCTGTTATGTACTGCTCTTGAAGAGTCATTAAGTTCTGAAATCCAATTTcggataaatgtatcatttaatttagacttatCCAAGGATAGAAAACCATTTTCATCAACTACACCTTGGTTAAGCCATGCATATTGAAAGCCTAAGGTCTGCAACAGATTACAAACAGGTTTTGCCCGAGAATGGTTATTTCGTATATTTACTAAATCCTCTTACATGTGACTATAAATACACTTAACATACTTTCTAACTGAATAATTTTCAACCAATACCGTATTACATTAATGGGTATTTTAGTTATCAAGGTAAGTTCTCCCAAGTTCCTCATATACAAAATTATTCTGTGTTTGAATGTTCACGCCaagtatttatttgcaaacatttaagtgaaatatttaaattgcCATTGACTCAGTTAAGCCCCATATTTCTGACCCATAgtttaaaattggtaaaacaagCTGATCAAACAACTCTAATTTTAGTATGTATTGACATTGTTGGATAACTTATTAAATatgacttaaatttaaaaaagcatttgaggCTTGCCCTGCAAGTGTTTCAAAGGTATCTGCAAAAGATCCTTCTGTAGTGAATACAATTCCTAAGtttgattaaacaatttataatgctTGGTCCATAAtctgtgttttatttgttttaacacaTAATTTTTACCTATCACAATATTCCTCTAACACAGACAAGCCTTTCATAACTTCTTCCTCAGTGTCTGAAATAATAACAATGTCATCTGCATAtgacaacaaaaataattttaggaTACCAATATCTATTCCTTAaaaaccatttaacatataatgttCTTGTAAGTCGTTGAAATGAATAGAACATTTAATGGTTATAATGATTCTCCTTGTCGCACTCCTAAAAAACAGGAAAAATCTTCATTATTAATTGTATTACCTAGTTTTATTCTTGATTTCtcatttgtatacatatattttataatatcaagcATTTTTCCTCTAACGCcttgctttaaagggatcttttcaagttttggtaaattgtcaaaatttaaaaatagtatgtatcatattcgcaaattttggtgtagttatgatatttgtgatgaaatagtaatactgataaTTTAACATGCTctgaaatattcattatatgcatctttttacaatttaaaaacttgaaaattataaagcgttgcaatgcgaacgatataataatttgaatgagttttgttgttgtcattaaattttgtgacactacggggattgcttatattaagtataaaaaacAGTAATTATAGTATAAGCGCggaaggccgagtggtcttagcgatatACTTTTCATtcaggggtcagtagttcgagctaAATTGaatgttactttttttctttctttaattgttttctttttttatactAGAGCtttctagatcaaatgtttacctttatcaatataaagcatttaatgataaacttctaaacatgccaaaaactttgaaaaggcccctttaacagtttATACCAGATGATATCCCTCACCAAATAATCGAACGCTTTggtttatgttatgctttccggtggtttatagagaaatatcagtgaattaaaactgataatttcactgtttcaaacagtgaaagttcatagtgaaaattatcgaaagttttcattgtttactatgaaattacgtcatttttttgacgaaatgacgtcattatcccagcgaaattctttagttcaactctttaacaatgaatattaactgtgaaaaaaagcataaaataaaatgaaattttgttggattcggtggaatatcgtatttgattcactcgtgatcatagaaaatatattttttcaatcgtggctgcgccactcgtgaaaatatttttttgtatgatcactcgtgaattaaaatggataatccaccgaatccaacaaatatcctctatgttatcAACAAATACAGCATACAATCTTTTTGTTCACTTAATAAATAATCAATGACACCGTTTAACACATAAATCTTTTCAACAGTTCCCATATTTTTATTGAATCCTGCCTGTGCCTCTATAAAGACATGATAGTGTTCAGCCCAATTATTAAGCCATTTGTTAATGACCTTTGTGAATAATTTCCCAAAAGTGCTTAATAATGTTTTCCCTTTGTAATTATTCACATCatgtttaacacatttttatgtaATGGAACAATAAAAACCCTTAcaccacacttcatgaaaatttCCATATTCAAAGAATgtattaaacaaattttaaacaaCTTCTAAGGAACTTTAACTACTTATTCCAAATTGTAAAAACTCATTCAGCAGATAATCATGGCCATCTCATTTACCATTATGTATTTGCTTACAAGCACTAATTATATCTCGATCAGTAAATGCTACATTTAACTCGCCGATATTATATTTAAATCTTCATTTAAGTACCGGTCCTGATAATAAAATCTAGAGTTGGGATCATTAGttgatataaaatagtttaaaaactcCCTACTACTTATATTTTACTTATtatccaacccccccccccccccgttcggagaagagggtgtatattgttttgttggatgtcggtctgtcggtatgtcgggctgtcggtagaccagttcgtttccgatcaataactcatcaatggattgaccgattggcttgaaacttcacatgtgccttggccttggacagtagatgtaccttattgaaattggggtcagtaggtcaaaggtcatggtcactgtcacaataagtgcgAAAATTATTTCCGATCAAGAACTCGACAACGAATCGACTGATTGGCTTTGTAattcacatttgcattggcctttgacagtagatgacctatATTGAAATTGAATAACTAGTTCAAAGCTCTGtggtctttttttttttttttttttttttttttttgggggggggggggggcatatgtctccgaccgcggaactcttgttgtcTTAGCATGTATTATTCTTCAACATTTTCCAGTGAAGTTTTGCATTTGTAAGTCATGCATTTTCTAACTTCATTGTTTGATTTGTATcctagatttttttaaataatggtaaacttatattttttaaataacatcacAAAACTGGGTTAAATAACATCTAATGAATCACTGTTTGGGGTTTGATCATTACATCCACTAATAGAATCAGAGGgttaaatgcatttataaaatcCGTTTTCTTTTTATTATCCCATTTATAAGTGTATGGtatttttggcattattttccatATGGCTATGACTCGTACTATTATCTCTACTAGGACATATTTCTATCTCAGTTTGACATTCGATACTAAATTTTACTACGCAGTGATTTGATAAAATGTTAGGATCTAAACCTTCAAACTTATGTATCAATGGATACATATTACCTTTACAGAAAAAAAGAGGAAGGATCTTGATGACATGGTAGAGTCGTTCGTCAAATCTGTGACCCGGAACGTGTCTGTAACAGTTGAAGAAATGAAAGCAAACCTAACGTCTCTCGTATCTGAAACTGATAATGAACTGAAGGCGAAAACACGGCACATTGATGAAAAGGTTGAGGGTTTTATTGACTCTGCTTCCCAGGCGGTACATCGAAATGTTACTGACCTGTCATCTGCAGTACACTTACTCGTGCAAAGGACCGCCAGTGAATTGGATATTATCAAAGGTAGtatatatacattcataaatgTCCTACGATATTTAGCTAGTAACGATAATTATTCTTATATATAATTATAGCGCTGGCAAACAATATATTCACGAATTACAGCATACAGCGGTGGCACATATGTGACATACgcatgttatatacatgttgtaGCAAACTATTAGTTCATGGTAACAACACGATACTCTGTCAGAAAACCAAAAGCAAAATCATTTACTCGCGCAAATGATAGCATTATAGCTTAGAAAAGTGTGTTAGCCACGATTGTGCGTGCAATTTTGAATATGCAATACACACCATGTATTCTGATTGGCCACAGTGACTttacttgatttttttatttgtttgttccgATGACTAATTATACTTATATGTTAACAAGAGcaatgaaaacacattaatttgTGTCTTTATTCAGCACAAAGGGTTGTTCCGCTGGTTAACTTTCAAGCTGTACTTCATGAGGGTAATCCGCAACCATCCAACAATAATGTCGTGTTTAAGAATGTCATGGCCAACGATGGTCGAGGCTATGACCCTAAAACGGGAAAGTTCACGGCTCCTGTAGCTGGAGTGTACATATTCACCGTACAATATTGCCCTTACGATTACAGTGAGGCAGGTTTTGAAATTGTTCAGGAAGAGGAATCGTTACAGAGATCATCTCACGTGAGTTGGGGTCGTTCAACAGTTTGTGTCAACATGCAGGTCGTAGCTAAGGTTGAACAGGGAGCTAAGGTCTGGGTGCGGGCAACAGCTCGTAATAGCACTATATTACAGGAAAAATTTCGTTGGAACACCTTTGCTGGGCTGTTGATCCATGCAATCGAAAATTGAAAAGCATTTATCAGTGTTTTCAGTGTTTTCCATTGTATTAATGCTATTATCATTGCATTGCATTGTCCTATGATATGCAAACCTTCATAAAGACTAATGGAAAATTAAGATAACCAGACCTCAATACAGCTCTTAGGTCAAAGATAAGATCTTGAAGTTGTAACGTTGGTGGAGCACATATTCGTAAATGGGAGGCAACAAGAAGCGTATCGACTTTCCATGCCGGACAGTGCAAGGCTTAACTGGTCGTCTTTAAACTTGCTTGACCGTTTCTCAATCACCTTACATAATACAGAATACATTGTACGGGAAAATACAAAGACTGTATGGGACCTTGCTGAGAAGTTATGTAGGATTATCAACGGAATGTGAAAATTTCAGTCATGTTATTTGACTTTATTAATTTACTGAATTGttgaaaacataataaacaatgtatttataatgttttaaacGTCTCTAAGAGTAGTTAAACTCTGTGTTTATAAAGGTAGATAATTGGTCGATAATAATGATTGAAAATACTTGTAATAAATCATTTGGTTCAAAAGTTAAATCAGCTTTATGCACAAATTTGCATACTCTAAGAAATAACCCAAGCAATAAATGGGTGGTCTTAAATGTTTAACCTTCCAGCGgagtttttatattgaaaatgtgaAACAAAAAATTTATGCAACTCTTTGCTTTtttgaaatgtaaaataaatgttatttgtttaatttgtacgGTAAAACCAATTTTTACTACTTAtacatttaagtaaaataaacaatatcccAACACCCAGGAATTTACTGGTCTTAATGCATCAAGCCAGTTTTAATCATGATATGGATACGGCGTCAATATGTTTTCAAGAGGTTCTTGTCAATCGTTCATATATATGCACATTTCGGTGGTTTAGTCATTACCAAATGATATAagacatatatgttttcattgtgaaaatgtCAGTGATCTTGTCGTGACATATGACAAGTAAAAGTGTTCCAAGCAACTATTGCGCTTTGCTGTCTTTTATTAACTTTGTTTTATACAAACTCACAGATATATCGACAAACTGTTTTGGATTAAGAGCttatataaacaacatttttctGTTTCTTAAAACCTTTGTAAgagatataataaaatatatggacAAGGGCCACTTGAATTGAAAAACATATTTGGATTTTCGTTTGTTAAAAGACCAATGGGGTATAAGGTGTATTAGCAAAAACTTAAAACACAACAACGCGTAAACGACAAATAAAGTTGTCCGCGTTTTGGCGAAACCAAGTATGTTTAACATTCTGGCGTGGTCACATTTAAGCACCGTTCAGGCCAGCACGCCGTATTTACAAATCAGAGGCGTCAATACGTCAAAGCCTGAGCTCAATCATGAAGCTGTTTGGTAGTCCTCACCTCTGAGCTTGGTAAGCCGCGTTTGCTATCATGTTCACCCCAAACACATTTCCACGCTTTTCCTAACGACGCTGGTTGATTGAGGACATGCGGATCCATATTACTGGTCATATACGACCAAAATAATACTCAAATATAGCATGAAATGTAATGTTGACATCAGTGAATGAACTGATCCATATCTGTCAGTTTCACTTTAAATAGCACATATTGTTTATCCGTAAATAGATTTAGGAACAAATTAATATGCGGCTTGCTGATATTGAATTTGTGAAACATTAATAAAgaaattaataaagaaatatattagCATATGGCTGCTTGAAACATTATGCAATCTCTTTGTACCTTTTGGGGTTTTAAGACATATTGTGGAAAACTAGTGACTTTTTATCAAGTTTTATCAAACAAATTTCCCTTTACAATTTtaatttcatacatgtattaaaaggtaTACTATTATCGcgttacatttgaaaaaaaaaatacaccaaAACACCTATATTAAGGAATCAAAGTGTGGACAGTCGCAACAATAAAAAGTCATTATGC
Encoded here:
- the LOC127834240 gene encoding multimerin-1-like, with protein sequence MWNLVLCGLSGILLGVFFSFQRSSPICSKFDYDDKLLERVIRNDILLKDALEKITETKAKVEETLARIAEDHAQAKVKINDAINTLYVKSKDLDDKVESFINSETRNVYVTVQEMKANLKSLVSQTDNELKAKTRQIDEKVEDFIDSASQAVHRNVTDLSSAVRLLVERTASELDFITEKKRKDLDDMVESFVKSVTRNVSVTVEEMKANLTSLVSETDNELKAKTRHIDEKVEGFIDSASQAVHRNVTDLSSAVHLLVQRTASELDIIKAQRVVPLVNFQAVLHEGNPQPSNNNVVFKNVMANDGRGYDPKTGKFTAPVAGVYIFTVQYCPYDYSEAGFEIVQEEESLQRSSHVSWGRSTVCVNMQVVAKVEQGAKVWVRATARNSTILQEKFRWNTFAGLLIHAIEN